The proteins below are encoded in one region of Cherax quadricarinatus isolate ZL_2023a chromosome 92, ASM3850222v1, whole genome shotgun sequence:
- the LOC138855370 gene encoding mitochondrial inner membrane protease subunit 1, with amino-acid sequence MSAYRFFGKWLGVAGYMVQYGCIAHCTLEFVGDFVVCKGPSMEPTIFSEDVILTEHISPRFNRISRGDVIIARSPTNPHHHICKRVTGLSGDKVKNGFRTYIVPKGHVWLEGDNAMNSTDSRNFGSVPAGLIHGRVVYRVWPLSELGKLNSLQNWQIDR; translated from the exons ATGAGCGCTTACCGCTTCTTCGGCAAGTGGCTGGGAGTGGCCGGGTACATGGTACAGTACGGCTGTATTGCTCACTGTACCCTCGAGTTTGTCGGAGACTTTGtggtg TGTAAGGGACCTTCTATGGAGCCAACAATATTCTCGGAGGATGTGATTCTCACCGAGCACATCTCTCCTCGATTCAACCGCATCAGTCGAGGGGATGTGATCATCGCTCGCTCCCCGACCAATCCCCACCACCACATCTGCAAGCGGGTCACCGGACTCAGCGGAGACAAGGTCAAGAATGGCTTTCGGACTTACATC GTCCCCAAGGGCCATGTGTGGTTGGAAGGCGACAACGCCATGAACTCGACCGACTCGCGAAATTTTGGATCGGTGCCGGCAGGGTTAATTCATGGTCGAGTGGTGTACCGAGTGTGGCCTCTCTCGGAGCTTGGAAAATTAAATTCTCTCCAAAATTGGCAGATCGACCGGTGA